The Humulus lupulus chromosome 4, drHumLupu1.1, whole genome shotgun sequence genome has a window encoding:
- the LOC133831672 gene encoding zinc finger protein VAR3, chloroplastic isoform X1: MASASKFLQLGTALFRGHKAPSQLHPSIIYSAKPFIPSQSQSLRFPTSSSYCSSAAVDTVTALDGAEDSRHPWPEWTAFVDRLTTKGYFSETLAEDEADSLYKNMNLLKDPCLSFARDRYDVLKSLSTKDIEVIVGSGCPNLLRKAVNSAKRLRAYVRLDEGDVCSACNLRGSCDRAYTILKEFEADARTVDIVRVLLFYALDPIVISGGEKPVGRELVESSARKLLSELLELSETSVDPSLPKPAAKVPKQKEKSLSLTDDDMSNNVEMKRGDWICPNCNFMNFSKNLRCLKCKHDGPKSAGKSEFEIKKGDWSCPECNFTNFARNIRCLKCKAEGPKKSGGSDIEMKKGDWNCPKCEFMNFASNAKCLRCLESRPKRLLNPGEWECPSCDFLNYRRNTACLKCKCDRPKEAASSEYQENIWRRPR; this comes from the exons ATGGCGTCTGCTTCGAAATTCTTACAGTTGGGTACTGCACTCTTCCGTGGCCACAAAGCTCCATCCCAACTACACCCTTCCATTATCTACTCGGCGAAACCTTTTATTCCTTCACAATCCCAATCCTTGCGCTTCCCCACCAGTAGTAGCTACTGTTCCTCCGCTGCCGTTGATACTGTCACCGCCTTAGACGGCGCCGAAGACTCTCGTCACCCCTGGCCCGAATGGACGGCCTTCGTCGACCGATTGACCACCAAGGGTTACTTCAGCGAAACCCTTGCTGAAGATGAGGCTGACAGTCTTTACAAGAATATGAACCTTTTGAAAGACCCATGTCTCAGCTTCGCTCGTGACCGTTACGATGTTCTCAA ATCATTGTCGACGAAAGATATTGAGGTGATTGTTGGAAGTGGATGTCCTAATCTGCTAAGGAAAGCTGTTAATTCAGCTAAAAGATTGAGAGCCTATGTCAGACTCGATGAAGGGGAT GTTTGTAGTGCTTGCAATCTACGAGGTTCCTGTGATAGAGCTTATACAATATTGAAGGAATTTGAAGCAGATGCCCGGACAGTGGATATAGTGCGTGTATTGCTCTTTTATGCTCTAGATCCAATTGTTATCTCAGGGGGTGAAAAACCTGTAGGTAGAGAGCTTGTTGAATCATCCGCAAGAAAACTACTTTCGGAGTTGCTTGAGCTCAGTGAAACGTCGGTTGATCCGTCACTTCCAAAGCCTGCTGCCAAAGTTCCGAAGCAGAAAGAAAAATCGTTGAGTTTGACAGATGATGATATGTCCAATAACGTTGAAATGAAGAGAGGAGATTGGATATGTCCTAA ttGCAATTTTATGAACTTCTCCAAAAATTTACGTTGCCTAAAATGCAAGCATGATGGTCCTAAAAGTGCTGGCAAAAGcgagtttgaaataaagaaaggaGATTGGAGCTGTCCCGA ATGCAATTTCACCAATTTTGCTAGAAATATCCGCTGCCTGAAGTGCAAAGCTGAGGGACCAAAGAAGTCTGGAGGAAGTGATATTGAAATGAAGAAAGGTGATTGGAATTGTCCAAA GTGTGAGTTCATGAATTTCGCAAGCAATGCAAAATGTCTACGTTGTCTTGAGTCACGGCCCAAGAGACTGTTAAATCCTGGGGAGTGGGAATGTCCCTC ATGTGATTTCTTGAATTATAGAAGAAACACAGCCTGCCTGAAGTGCAAGTGTGACCGCCCTAAAGAAGCCGCAAGTAGCGAGTACCAGGAGAATATTTGGAGGCGCCCTCGCTAG
- the LOC133831672 gene encoding zinc finger protein VAR3, chloroplastic isoform X2 — MASASKFLQLGTALFRGHKAPSQLHPSIIYSAKPFIPSQSQSLRFPTSSSYCSSAAVDTVTALDGAEDSRHPWPEWTAFVDRLTTKGYFSETLAEDEADSLYKNMNLLKDPCLSFARDRYDVLKSLSTKDIEVIVGSGCPNLLRKAVNSAKRLRAYVRLDEGDVCSACNLRGSCDRAYTILKEFEADARTVDIVRVLLFYALDPIVISGGEKPVGRELVESSARKLLSELLELSETSVDPSLPKPAAKVPKQKEKSLSLTDDDMSNNVEMKRGDWICPKCNFTNFARNIRCLKCKAEGPKKSGGSDIEMKKGDWNCPKCEFMNFASNAKCLRCLESRPKRLLNPGEWECPSCDFLNYRRNTACLKCKCDRPKEAASSEYQENIWRRPR, encoded by the exons ATGGCGTCTGCTTCGAAATTCTTACAGTTGGGTACTGCACTCTTCCGTGGCCACAAAGCTCCATCCCAACTACACCCTTCCATTATCTACTCGGCGAAACCTTTTATTCCTTCACAATCCCAATCCTTGCGCTTCCCCACCAGTAGTAGCTACTGTTCCTCCGCTGCCGTTGATACTGTCACCGCCTTAGACGGCGCCGAAGACTCTCGTCACCCCTGGCCCGAATGGACGGCCTTCGTCGACCGATTGACCACCAAGGGTTACTTCAGCGAAACCCTTGCTGAAGATGAGGCTGACAGTCTTTACAAGAATATGAACCTTTTGAAAGACCCATGTCTCAGCTTCGCTCGTGACCGTTACGATGTTCTCAA ATCATTGTCGACGAAAGATATTGAGGTGATTGTTGGAAGTGGATGTCCTAATCTGCTAAGGAAAGCTGTTAATTCAGCTAAAAGATTGAGAGCCTATGTCAGACTCGATGAAGGGGAT GTTTGTAGTGCTTGCAATCTACGAGGTTCCTGTGATAGAGCTTATACAATATTGAAGGAATTTGAAGCAGATGCCCGGACAGTGGATATAGTGCGTGTATTGCTCTTTTATGCTCTAGATCCAATTGTTATCTCAGGGGGTGAAAAACCTGTAGGTAGAGAGCTTGTTGAATCATCCGCAAGAAAACTACTTTCGGAGTTGCTTGAGCTCAGTGAAACGTCGGTTGATCCGTCACTTCCAAAGCCTGCTGCCAAAGTTCCGAAGCAGAAAGAAAAATCGTTGAGTTTGACAGATGATGATATGTCCAATAACGTTGAAATGAAGAGAGGAGATTGGATATGTCCTAA ATGCAATTTCACCAATTTTGCTAGAAATATCCGCTGCCTGAAGTGCAAAGCTGAGGGACCAAAGAAGTCTGGAGGAAGTGATATTGAAATGAAGAAAGGTGATTGGAATTGTCCAAA GTGTGAGTTCATGAATTTCGCAAGCAATGCAAAATGTCTACGTTGTCTTGAGTCACGGCCCAAGAGACTGTTAAATCCTGGGGAGTGGGAATGTCCCTC ATGTGATTTCTTGAATTATAGAAGAAACACAGCCTGCCTGAAGTGCAAGTGTGACCGCCCTAAAGAAGCCGCAAGTAGCGAGTACCAGGAGAATATTTGGAGGCGCCCTCGCTAG
- the LOC133831673 gene encoding phenylacetaldehyde reductase-like — protein sequence MSGAKTKVVCVTGASGFIASYLIKLLLQRGYTVKASVRHPNDLKKTEHLLLLDGAKERLQLFKADLLEEGSFDSVVEGCEGVFHTASPAFHTTTDPQAELIDPALKGTLNVLRSCVKVPSLKRVVFTSSMSAVSFNGKPLTPDVVIDETWFSDPAFCEKSKLWYMLSKTLAEEAAWKFAEENGIDLVSINPGFVMGPMLPPTLNVTMEFVHNLLNGAQTFPNAVHRFVHLKDVALAHIQAFEVANASGRYCVVGHVVHVYEVLNILKQLYPTLSIPKRCEDDKPLAPTYQISNEKVRKLGIEFTSLEVILRDTIETLKEKGFLNV from the exons ATGAGTGGAGCAAAGACTAAGGTGGTGTGTGTGACAGGAGCTTCTGGTTTCATAGCATCATATCTAATCAAGCTCTTGCTACAACGTGGTTACACTGTCAAAGCCTCTGTTCGTCACCCAA ATGATTTAAAGAAAACAGAACATTTGTTGTTGCTTGATGGAGCAAAGGAAAGGCTTCAGTTGTTTAAAGCTGATTTATTGGAAGAAGGGTCCTTTGATTCTGTGGTTGAGGGCTGCGAAGGTGTTTTTCATACAGCTTCACCTGCATTTCACACAACCACTGATCCTCAG GCTGAACTAATTGATCCAGCATTGAAAGGAACACTGAATGTTCTAAGATCATGTGTAAAAGTCCCTTCTCTAAAGAGAGTGGTTTTCACATCTTCCATGTCCGCAGTTTCGTTCAATGGGAAACCTTTGACGCCAGATGTGGTAATCGACGAGACATGGTTTTCGGATCCTGCATTCTGTGAGAAATCAAAG CTTTGGTATATGCTTTCAAAAACCTTAGCTGAAGAAGCTGCTTGGAAATTCGCAGAAGAAAATGGGATTGATCTGGTGTCCATCAATCCTGGGTTTGTGATGGGTCCCATGTTACCACCAACCCTTAATGTCACTATGGAGTTTGTTCACAATCTATTAAATG GTGCACAAACTTTCCCTAACGCGGTCCATAGATTTGTACATCTTAAAGATGTTGCATTggcacatattcaagcatttgAAGTTGCTAATGCTAGTGGGAGATATTGTGTAGTTGGACATGTTGTGCATGTTTATGAAGTTTTGAATATTTTGAAACAACTCTACCCAACTTTAAGCATTCCAAAAAG GTGTGAAGATGATAAACCTCTAGCTCCAACCTATCAAATATCAAATGAGAAAGTGAGAAAGTTGGGTATTGAGTTCACTTCATTGGAAGTAATCTTGAGGGACACCATTGAAACCCTAAAGGAGAAAGGTTTCCTTAATGTCTGA